Proteins co-encoded in one Bacillus infantis NRRL B-14911 genomic window:
- a CDS encoding ABC transporter ATP-binding protein, translating to MEDSFIQNIYKQNQQNSLKVLIGLYKGHAIKLFYSAVLFTIKHIPAWVMPIAIANVINAATNHGGNGIRTIYINAIVMIVLVLQNILSNYYHTKLHSYAIRSVESGLRASLIKKLQELSIPYQKEMQSGRLQSKIMRDVEAVQTLSSQVFVSLLNIFINLIVALAITLYNSPVVFLFFILTVPISALIIVIFRKKIKHSNSEFRQEMEETSARVIEMIELVPIARAHALEKQEVNRLNHRFQQILLKGFHLDIIQSLFGSVSWASFQIFQIICLVFTGILAYRGSITPGEVVMYQTYFTTVVNSVSGMITLIPTIAKGLESVKSIGEILTAGEVENYENKPKLKKVHGSFSIQSVSYRYPGAYENTLQDITIEVKPGETIAFVGESGSGKSTILNLLIGFIQPSEGKILLDGHDMAEIDLRSFRNHLAVVPQSTILFSGTIRQNVTYGKLSVTEDELKRVLKAANLWEVVKKLPDGLETRIGEHGDKLSGGQRQRISIARALIRDPEVIILDEATSALDSHSERKIQEALDTLTRGRTTFIVAHRFSTIRNADKIAVIQDGRCVEFGTYEELMHQQGSFYELKQLQM from the coding sequence TTGGAGGACTCATTTATACAAAATATTTATAAACAAAATCAGCAGAATTCACTGAAAGTGCTGATTGGTCTGTATAAAGGCCATGCGATAAAGCTGTTTTATTCTGCCGTCCTATTCACAATCAAGCATATCCCTGCCTGGGTCATGCCCATCGCCATTGCCAATGTCATCAATGCAGCAACCAATCACGGGGGAAACGGCATCCGCACCATCTATATCAATGCCATCGTGATGATCGTCCTTGTGCTGCAGAATATCCTATCAAACTATTATCATACAAAGCTGCACAGCTATGCGATCCGCAGCGTTGAATCCGGCCTGCGGGCTTCACTCATCAAAAAACTGCAGGAACTCTCCATCCCCTACCAGAAGGAAATGCAGTCAGGCCGGCTGCAGTCGAAAATCATGCGGGACGTTGAAGCGGTCCAAACTCTTTCCTCCCAGGTTTTTGTGAGCCTGCTGAATATATTTATCAATCTAATCGTAGCTCTTGCCATCACGCTCTACAACAGCCCTGTTGTCTTCCTGTTTTTTATCCTTACCGTTCCAATTTCCGCACTTATCATTGTTATTTTCAGGAAAAAAATAAAACACTCGAATTCAGAATTCAGGCAGGAAATGGAAGAAACCTCCGCCCGGGTCATTGAAATGATTGAGCTTGTCCCGATTGCAAGGGCGCATGCCTTGGAGAAGCAGGAGGTCAATCGCCTTAACCACCGCTTTCAGCAGATTCTTTTAAAAGGCTTTCACCTGGATATCATCCAATCCTTATTCGGTTCAGTCAGCTGGGCTAGCTTTCAGATTTTCCAGATCATCTGCCTGGTGTTCACCGGCATCCTTGCCTATCGCGGCTCTATCACACCAGGAGAGGTCGTTATGTACCAGACCTATTTTACAACAGTGGTGAACTCGGTTTCCGGCATGATTACCTTGATCCCGACGATTGCTAAGGGGCTTGAGTCAGTCAAATCCATCGGCGAAATATTGACTGCAGGAGAGGTTGAAAACTATGAAAATAAACCAAAGCTAAAGAAGGTGCACGGCAGCTTTTCCATTCAGTCTGTGAGCTACAGGTACCCAGGCGCCTATGAAAATACCTTGCAGGACATCACGATTGAAGTCAAACCGGGTGAAACCATTGCCTTTGTAGGCGAATCCGGCTCCGGCAAATCAACGATTCTCAATCTGCTGATTGGCTTTATTCAGCCGAGCGAAGGAAAAATCCTTCTGGACGGTCATGATATGGCAGAGATTGATCTAAGGTCGTTCCGCAATCATCTCGCGGTTGTCCCGCAATCAACGATTCTTTTTTCAGGGACCATCAGGCAAAATGTGACTTACGGCAAGCTGTCTGTCACAGAAGATGAGCTGAAAAGAGTACTGAAAGCCGCAAATCTGTGGGAGGTAGTAAAAAAACTCCCGGACGGGTTGGAAACACGAATAGGTGAACACGGAGATAAACTCTCCGGCGGGCAGCGCCAGAGAATTTCGATCGCCAGAGCATTGATCCGGGATCCGGAGGTCATCATCCTTGATGAAGCAACCTCTGCTCTTGACAGCCACTCTGAGAGAAAAATCCAGGAAGCTTTGGACACCTTGACCAGGGGCCGCACTACTTTCATCGTGGCTCACCGCTTCTCTACCATCCGCAATGCCGACAAAATCGCTGTTATCCAGGATGGAAGATGTGTAGAATTTGGCACCTATGAGGAGCTGATGCATCAGCAAGGGAGCTTTTATGAGTTGAAGCAGCTGCAGATGTAA
- a CDS encoding helix-turn-helix transcriptional regulator translates to MRNGRVFYKLFIPFFLLGIGLVAGFSIFIYNSTYNSVEESFLKDKESYTKQILHNVEQKVRTIEYGYTAYSSTASFKEVFTRPLSGRDFEVYQDIIKEMSYIEMMGIEGSKYRLISLAEKWGIVNESLKKLTPEEYNAYKEQYINENDRNLFWKPTEEGIEMVMTLPFYQREKFALGIANIPRRSIDQIVGEQDNAVEIYNSQDKLLYSSVNKGSSLTETSFDEVKAAAEAAEEKADVFKADNGKTYVFLEADYNHWLYLVEINENEIGSIIHNTRMGLILASVILILLVGGTSYLLADSYSRPIKKIQERLSQGGISRKQNELSFLAASVDRIVDQNELLTESLSKQKPELETLFVLSLFRKRIAEKDIQHRLEQFDYHFGTDKVFYTGLIQIDQMDGGQNADKDIFLLAINHIVREIVPKEERLIPIVLNDEMQAMIFACDNEQEAERRIMMYYEEIQEKVKETLNLVVSVGVSPVYHSLIDSKKAVDLAKESLHYRVNVGPESIIFYHDISSMLNDASISKFPIELHNELMSAIRSGREEEVRNLTGLLIDEIFRLNKNPISLGVTLIRAINDLVQLGQLLGAESNIFENIKKLYQTAMHAYYPQIIKDMLYQQLIQPVIISTQSNTEQGFKNISDKIVYIIQSEFDQEISLDIIADRLHYNPNYLSNVFKKEYGENFVDYLMNYRLQMAQMWLKETDMTIKEIAEKLQYRNSQNFIRFFKKKVGKTPGDYRKEYRQ, encoded by the coding sequence TTGAGGAATGGCAGAGTGTTTTACAAGCTGTTTATCCCATTCTTTTTATTGGGGATAGGTCTAGTGGCAGGCTTCAGCATTTTTATCTATAACTCGACTTACAATTCAGTTGAGGAAAGCTTTCTAAAGGATAAGGAAAGCTACACCAAACAAATTCTGCATAATGTCGAGCAGAAGGTCAGGACCATTGAATATGGCTATACCGCCTACAGCTCTACAGCAAGCTTTAAGGAAGTTTTCACAAGACCGCTTTCAGGCAGGGACTTTGAGGTATACCAGGATATCATCAAAGAAATGAGCTATATAGAGATGATGGGAATTGAGGGCAGCAAATACAGGCTCATCAGCCTGGCGGAAAAATGGGGAATCGTTAATGAATCTTTAAAGAAGCTGACCCCTGAAGAATATAACGCGTATAAGGAACAATACATAAATGAAAATGACCGGAATCTCTTCTGGAAGCCGACGGAAGAAGGCATAGAAATGGTCATGACACTACCATTTTATCAGCGCGAGAAATTTGCCCTGGGAATTGCCAATATCCCGAGAAGGAGCATTGATCAAATTGTCGGGGAACAAGATAATGCGGTTGAAATTTATAACAGCCAGGATAAGCTCTTATATTCCAGTGTGAACAAGGGGAGCAGCCTGACGGAAACAAGCTTTGATGAGGTGAAAGCGGCTGCCGAAGCAGCAGAGGAGAAAGCGGACGTCTTTAAAGCTGACAACGGAAAAACTTATGTTTTCCTTGAGGCAGATTATAACCATTGGCTGTACCTTGTGGAAATCAACGAAAACGAAATCGGAAGCATCATCCACAATACTAGGATGGGGCTGATTCTTGCTTCTGTCATCTTAATCCTTCTTGTCGGCGGAACATCCTACCTTTTGGCAGACTCTTATTCAAGGCCAATCAAAAAAATCCAGGAAAGATTGTCGCAGGGCGGCATCAGCCGTAAGCAAAATGAGCTTTCCTTCCTGGCTGCCTCTGTTGATAGGATCGTCGATCAGAATGAATTGCTCACTGAAAGCTTATCAAAGCAAAAGCCGGAGCTTGAAACGTTATTTGTTCTGAGTCTGTTTAGGAAGCGAATTGCTGAAAAGGATATCCAGCACAGGCTTGAGCAGTTTGACTACCATTTTGGAACAGACAAGGTCTTTTATACCGGCCTTATCCAAATTGACCAAATGGACGGCGGGCAGAATGCAGATAAAGATATCTTTCTGCTGGCAATCAATCATATAGTCCGCGAGATCGTCCCGAAGGAGGAAAGGCTGATCCCGATTGTTCTTAATGATGAGATGCAAGCGATGATCTTTGCCTGTGACAATGAACAGGAAGCCGAAAGGCGAATTATGATGTATTACGAGGAAATCCAGGAAAAAGTAAAGGAAACGCTCAATCTGGTTGTGAGCGTTGGGGTCAGCCCTGTGTATCATTCATTGATCGACAGCAAAAAAGCAGTGGATCTGGCAAAAGAATCGCTACATTACCGTGTAAATGTCGGGCCTGAAAGCATCATATTTTACCACGACATTTCCTCAATGCTGAATGATGCTTCGATTTCCAAATTTCCGATTGAATTGCACAATGAATTGATGAGCGCAATCCGCTCAGGCAGGGAGGAAGAGGTTCGGAATCTGACAGGTTTGCTTATCGATGAAATTTTCAGACTGAACAAAAACCCGATCAGTCTGGGTGTCACTCTAATCAGGGCGATTAATGATCTTGTCCAATTAGGACAGCTGCTTGGAGCAGAGTCGAATATATTCGAAAATATTAAGAAGCTCTACCAGACTGCCATGCATGCCTATTATCCGCAAATAATCAAAGACATGCTTTACCAGCAGCTGATTCAGCCGGTCATCATCAGTACGCAGAGCAATACAGAACAGGGCTTCAAAAACATATCCGATAAAATTGTCTATATTATCCAAAGTGAATTTGATCAGGAAATCTCCCTCGACATCATTGCTGACAGGCTTCATTACAACCCGAATTATTTAAGTAATGTGTTTAAGAAGGAATATGGGGAGAATTTTGTGGATTATTTAATGAATTACCGGCTCCAAATGGCGCAGATGTGGCTGAAGGAAACGGACATGACAATTAAAGAGATAGCCGAGAAGCTGCAATACCGCAACTCACAGAATTTTATCCGTTTCTTCAAAAAGAAAGTGGGCAAGACTCCCGGGGACTATCGAAAAGAATACCGCCAATAA
- a CDS encoding glycoside hydrolase family 88/105 protein: MQDRNWSVRTADSIMERTPLLFEDKGYNGKWAYDYGVVLKGFHLVWKSTGDRKYFQFIKENMDHFINEDGSISRYEMEDYNIDHINNGKMLFVLYRETGNEKYKKAADLLRRQLETHPRTSEGAFWHKKIYPYQIWLDGLYMGAPFYAEYQRAFMDGEGLEDIISQFKISFSHLLDEKTGLLYHAWDEKKEQPWADKETGLSANFWGRSMGWYLLALTDVLEVIPEVTPGRGFLVKVLENTLEALLNYQDEESGVWHQVVNKPNEKGNYLESSCSSMIVCAIARGIRQGVLHREKWESQLQKSHQGLLDEFVLLTKEGWVNLNKNCQVAGLGGPDKRDGTYAYYISEPVTCNDQKGLGAFLQAAAEFEYLMNRSVDHGSLSY; this comes from the coding sequence GTGCAGGATAGAAATTGGTCTGTCAGGACAGCCGATTCCATTATGGAAAGAACTCCTTTATTGTTCGAGGACAAGGGCTATAATGGCAAATGGGCATATGATTATGGTGTGGTTCTAAAAGGATTCCATCTCGTATGGAAGAGTACCGGAGACCGGAAGTATTTTCAGTTTATAAAAGAGAATATGGATCACTTCATCAATGAAGACGGCTCCATCAGCCGGTATGAGATGGAAGATTACAATATTGACCATATCAACAACGGGAAGATGCTATTTGTGTTATATCGTGAAACTGGAAATGAGAAGTACAAAAAAGCAGCCGATCTACTCCGCAGGCAGCTGGAAACACATCCGCGCACCTCAGAAGGCGCTTTTTGGCATAAAAAGATTTATCCCTATCAAATATGGCTTGATGGATTATATATGGGTGCCCCTTTTTATGCGGAATACCAGAGGGCATTTATGGATGGAGAAGGGCTTGAAGATATCATCAGCCAATTCAAGATAAGCTTCAGCCATTTATTAGATGAAAAAACCGGACTGCTTTATCACGCGTGGGATGAGAAAAAGGAGCAACCTTGGGCAGATAAAGAAACGGGTCTATCGGCCAATTTCTGGGGCCGTTCCATGGGCTGGTATCTGCTTGCGCTCACTGATGTACTGGAGGTGATTCCAGAGGTCACTCCAGGCAGGGGCTTTCTTGTCAAAGTGCTTGAAAATACTCTTGAAGCGCTGCTCAACTATCAAGATGAAGAAAGCGGTGTGTGGCATCAGGTTGTCAATAAGCCAAATGAAAAAGGAAACTATCTCGAATCTTCCTGCAGCAGCATGATTGTCTGTGCAATTGCCCGGGGAATCCGGCAGGGGGTCCTCCATAGGGAGAAGTGGGAATCGCAGCTGCAAAAATCCCATCAAGGTCTGCTGGATGAATTTGTTCTTTTGACAAAAGAAGGCTGGGTAAATTTGAACAAAAACTGCCAGGTGGCAGGTCTCGGAGGACCAGATAAGAGGGACGGGACATACGCCTATTATATTAGTGAGCCGGTTACCTGCAACGACCAGAAAGGGCTTGGGGCATTTTTGCAGGCGGCGGCTGAGTTTGAATATTTGATGAACAGGAGCGTTGATCATGGCAGTCTATCATATTAG
- a CDS encoding NAD-dependent epimerase/dehydratase family protein, translating to MMRKKITLVGGSGTIGTVLYNGLSSKYDIVILDKKKPEQTAEFIQTDAADYEDLVENIPKDTEVLVNLLTIKTDNDLENLKEFHMMTSIHFIASFYILHAADSLGIPKVVFASSNHAADYYEKDGYSSLGREITTQDFPISIGLYGVLKYASEGIGRIMARNENNRLSVINLRIGSVLPDEKEAVKEDDRLHRTLLSHEDAVQLFDLAIQSTVKNGTYYGVSDNADKPWSTETAWKELGFVSKKNAQQVLKENRE from the coding sequence ATGATGAGAAAGAAAATCACCCTTGTTGGCGGTTCGGGTACGATTGGCACGGTCTTATATAACGGTCTTAGCTCCAAATACGATATCGTCATTCTTGATAAAAAAAAACCTGAACAGACAGCGGAGTTTATTCAAACAGATGCAGCCGATTATGAGGACCTTGTGGAAAACATTCCAAAGGATACGGAGGTGCTTGTTAATCTGCTGACAATCAAGACAGACAATGATCTGGAGAATCTAAAGGAATTCCACATGATGACCAGCATCCATTTTATCGCTTCATTTTATATCCTCCATGCTGCCGATTCTCTCGGAATTCCCAAAGTCGTATTTGCAAGCAGCAATCATGCAGCTGATTATTATGAAAAGGATGGCTATTCTTCTTTGGGCAGAGAGATCACCACTCAGGATTTTCCTATATCCATAGGGTTGTACGGTGTTTTAAAATATGCATCTGAAGGCATCGGGCGAATCATGGCCCGGAACGAAAACAATCGCCTTTCAGTGATCAATTTAAGGATCGGAAGCGTTCTTCCAGATGAAAAGGAAGCCGTAAAGGAAGATGACAGGCTGCATAGAACTCTTTTATCACATGAAGATGCTGTACAGCTGTTTGATCTCGCCATCCAGTCGACTGTTAAAAATGGCACCTATTACGGTGTGTCAGATAATGCGGACAAACCCTGGTCTACAGAAACAGCCTGGAAAGAGCTTGGGTTTGTTTCAAAGAAAAATGCACAGCAGGTATTGAAAGAGAATCGTGAATAA
- a CDS encoding carbohydrate ABC transporter permease, which produces MHDKSFGNRIFDFVNHAILLLIALACLIPFINVIASSFATTEEMVAKDFILFPTTFSLSAYEYIFSTPTIFKSMTVSILVTLVGTFVSMVLTAFMAYSLSRRYLTGRSAINFLVVFTMLFSGGMIPTYLVVKSLGLIDSYWSLILPIAINAFNLIIMRNFFSAIPDSLEESAKVDGCNDLMIFFKIMLPLSLPSIATISLFYAVAYWNQYTNAILYLTDSNKWPVQVLLRQIVIVSSGMQADSSAVDVVPPAQTVKMAVITVATVPMLIVYPFLQKYFVKGAMVGSVKA; this is translated from the coding sequence ATGCACGACAAATCTTTTGGGAATCGCATATTTGACTTTGTTAACCATGCGATCCTATTACTCATCGCCTTAGCCTGCCTTATTCCCTTTATTAACGTGATTGCCAGCTCGTTCGCAACGACAGAAGAGATGGTGGCTAAAGATTTCATCTTGTTCCCTACTACTTTTTCACTGAGTGCCTATGAGTATATCTTTTCAACACCAACGATTTTTAAAAGTATGACTGTATCGATCCTGGTAACATTAGTCGGAACATTTGTCAGTATGGTTTTAACAGCTTTTATGGCCTATTCATTGTCACGAAGGTATTTAACAGGAAGAAGTGCAATTAATTTTCTTGTAGTGTTTACAATGTTATTTAGCGGGGGGATGATTCCTACCTATCTAGTAGTAAAGAGCCTGGGTTTAATCGACTCTTACTGGTCTTTAATTTTGCCAATAGCGATTAATGCATTTAATCTTATTATCATGAGAAACTTTTTTTCAGCCATTCCAGATAGCCTGGAAGAATCAGCAAAAGTGGATGGATGCAACGACTTAATGATCTTCTTTAAAATCATGCTTCCATTATCGCTTCCCTCGATTGCCACCATTTCCCTGTTCTACGCGGTGGCGTATTGGAATCAGTATACAAATGCTATTCTTTATCTGACTGATTCTAATAAGTGGCCAGTTCAAGTTTTACTCCGACAAATTGTTATCGTATCAAGCGGTATGCAGGCAGACTCTTCTGCAGTAGATGTTGTCCCCCCTGCTCAAACCGTTAAGATGGCTGTTATAACTGTTGCAACAGTTCCAATGCTTATCGTTTATCCGTTCCTGCAGAAATATTTCGTTAAAGGAGCAATGGTTGGTTCTGTTAAGGCTTAA
- a CDS encoding glycoside hydrolase family 28 protein: MAVYHISEYLKGNAGLATEGIQKAIDEAYQNGGGKVVIPAGEFLTGPLFLKDNIELHLENGAHLKFSDKQEDYPVVTSRWEGVKRKVYASCLFAEGARNIAVTGFGTIDGNGMEWWDVFRNRREELKYPRPKLISFDHCEHITLRDVRLINSPSWTVNPICCRDITVDNVSILNPADSPNTDGIDPESCRNVRISNCHIDVGDDCIAIKSGTEDTEERVACENITITNCTMVHGHGAVVFGSEMSGDIRNVTISNCVFQDTDRGIRFKSRRGRGGVVEDVRVDNIVMEGVICPFIINLYYFCGPRGKDQYVWDKNPYPVTAETPMFRRLHFANITARNVHASAGYIYGLAEQYATDITFSQIDISLAKNAVPGKPAMMAGIEDMANRGFYVGFAKDVLFSRVTIENHEGPAFHIEHSEDVEVISCKSRNTKEGEELVREVAAK, encoded by the coding sequence ATGGCAGTCTATCATATTAGCGAATATTTAAAAGGGAATGCTGGACTTGCAACCGAAGGCATCCAAAAGGCCATTGATGAAGCCTATCAGAATGGCGGCGGCAAGGTGGTGATTCCAGCCGGCGAGTTCCTCACTGGCCCATTATTCCTTAAAGATAATATTGAACTTCACCTGGAGAATGGCGCTCATTTAAAGTTTTCCGACAAGCAGGAGGATTATCCGGTAGTAACATCGCGCTGGGAGGGTGTTAAGCGTAAGGTATACGCATCGTGCCTGTTTGCAGAAGGAGCCAGGAATATTGCTGTAACTGGATTTGGAACAATTGACGGTAATGGAATGGAGTGGTGGGATGTTTTCAGGAACCGCAGGGAGGAGCTGAAATATCCGCGTCCAAAGCTGATCAGCTTTGACCACTGTGAGCATATTACACTGCGTGATGTACGCCTGATCAACTCCCCAAGCTGGACCGTTAATCCAATCTGCTGCCGGGACATAACCGTAGATAATGTTTCAATCCTGAATCCAGCCGACTCTCCAAATACAGATGGAATAGACCCGGAATCGTGCAGAAATGTGAGGATCAGCAATTGCCATATTGATGTCGGTGATGACTGCATTGCCATAAAGTCAGGCACAGAGGATACCGAAGAAAGAGTAGCCTGTGAAAATATCACAATTACCAATTGTACGATGGTCCATGGCCATGGAGCTGTCGTATTCGGCAGTGAAATGAGCGGGGATATCCGCAATGTGACAATCAGCAACTGCGTATTCCAGGATACAGACAGGGGAATCCGCTTTAAATCAAGGCGCGGCCGCGGCGGAGTTGTAGAGGATGTCCGTGTCGACAATATTGTGATGGAGGGGGTCATCTGCCCATTCATTATCAATCTCTACTATTTCTGCGGACCGCGCGGGAAAGATCAATATGTTTGGGACAAAAATCCATATCCCGTTACTGCTGAAACCCCTATGTTCCGCCGCCTCCATTTTGCCAATATTACAGCGAGGAATGTGCACGCGTCAGCCGGATACATTTACGGCCTGGCAGAACAATATGCAACCGATATTACTTTCAGCCAGATTGATATTTCACTTGCGAAAAATGCCGTACCCGGCAAGCCTGCCATGATGGCCGGGATTGAGGATATGGCGAACCGCGGCTTTTACGTCGGCTTTGCGAAGGATGTCCTGTTCAGCCGGGTGACGATTGAAAATCATGAAGGGCCAGCCTTCCATATAGAACACAGCGAGGATGTTGAAGTCATCTCCTGCAAATCAAGGAACACAAAGGAAGGTGAAGAGCTGGTCAGGGAAGTGGCGGCAAAATGA
- a CDS encoding ABC transporter permease has translation MRESATVAEDQQSILPDLNKKAVKKSRKKTFAAIVRNKWLYLMMIPGIIYFIIFKYLPMGGIIIAFQDYQPFLGIANSPWVGFKHFERLFTEPTFFMLLGNTLLLFALNLFIFFPIPIVLALMLNEVKNKYLKSGVQTIIYIPHFMSWVIIVSICYVFLAQDGGAINALIAGMGGEKIPFLTDGTWSRIIYILQIIWKEMGWSTIIYLAAVTAVDPGLYEAAKMDGASRLRQIWHITLPAIRPIIIIMLILKIGQTLDLGFEHVYLLLNSINREAMEIFDTYVYTAGMKNGQLSFSTAVGLFKGLVGLILVVGANRLAKKFGEEGLY, from the coding sequence ATGAGAGAGTCCGCTACTGTTGCAGAGGATCAGCAAAGTATTTTACCGGATCTCAATAAGAAAGCAGTCAAAAAATCCAGGAAGAAGACTTTCGCTGCTATTGTGAGAAATAAGTGGCTGTATTTAATGATGATCCCCGGTATCATATACTTTATTATTTTCAAATACCTTCCAATGGGAGGAATCATTATCGCCTTCCAGGACTATCAGCCATTCTTAGGCATAGCTAATAGTCCATGGGTTGGCTTCAAACACTTTGAACGGTTATTTACGGAACCTACATTCTTTATGCTGCTTGGGAATACACTATTGCTATTTGCATTAAACTTATTCATTTTCTTTCCAATACCAATCGTTTTGGCTCTTATGTTAAATGAGGTGAAAAATAAATATTTAAAAAGCGGGGTTCAAACGATTATTTATATCCCGCACTTTATGAGCTGGGTTATCATAGTTTCCATTTGTTATGTATTTTTAGCGCAGGACGGCGGAGCAATCAATGCATTGATTGCTGGTATGGGCGGAGAGAAAATACCTTTTCTGACTGATGGCACATGGTCAAGGATTATTTATATCCTTCAAATCATATGGAAAGAAATGGGCTGGTCCACCATCATTTACTTAGCAGCTGTAACGGCAGTGGATCCAGGTTTATATGAAGCAGCCAAAATGGATGGTGCGAGCCGGCTCCGTCAAATTTGGCACATTACATTACCTGCTATCCGGCCAATTATTATTATTATGCTGATCCTAAAAATTGGCCAAACTTTGGATTTAGGGTTTGAACATGTTTACCTGCTATTAAATTCAATCAACAGAGAAGCAATGGAAATATTCGATACTTATGTATACACAGCAGGCATGAAGAACGGACAGTTAAGCTTCAGTACCGCTGTAGGATTATTTAAAGGGCTTGTCGGTCTAATTCTCGTTGTTGGAGCGAACCGGTTAGCAAAAAAATTCGGCGAAGAAGGACTGTATTAA
- a CDS encoding rhamnogalacturonan acetylesterase has protein sequence MDPKTTIFIAGDSTAAVKLPEKRPETGWGEAFVQYLNRHAVLDNRAINGRSTKSFIKQGHLTSIESSIMPGDYLIIQFGHNDQKTEDPERGTRPYGDYQEYLLEYVETARRNQAHPVLFTPVTRRKFDGTNTIDELSVGDFPEAMKQFAEKNQVPLLDIHKATRNFFNSMGQDESALYFMHLAPGESPNYPDGLEDNTHFNEKGAEAVAHLIAEEIKKSDLPLKDLLN, from the coding sequence ATGGACCCAAAAACCACCATATTTATCGCCGGCGACTCAACTGCCGCTGTCAAATTGCCTGAGAAGCGGCCGGAAACGGGCTGGGGAGAAGCATTTGTACAATACCTCAATCGTCATGCTGTGCTAGATAACCGGGCCATCAATGGCAGAAGCACAAAATCGTTTATCAAACAGGGCCACCTGACTTCTATTGAGAGCAGCATTATGCCTGGCGATTACCTGATCATCCAGTTTGGACATAACGACCAGAAAACAGAGGATCCTGAGCGCGGAACCCGCCCCTATGGTGACTATCAGGAATACCTTTTGGAGTATGTGGAAACTGCCAGAAGAAATCAAGCTCATCCTGTGCTCTTCACCCCTGTCACAAGAAGAAAGTTTGACGGAACCAATACCATTGATGAGCTTTCAGTCGGGGATTTCCCTGAAGCCATGAAGCAGTTTGCCGAAAAAAATCAGGTTCCGCTCCTGGACATTCACAAAGCTACACGAAACTTTTTTAACAGCATGGGACAGGACGAGTCAGCCTTATATTTCATGCATCTGGCTCCGGGTGAATCCCCAAATTATCCAGATGGCCTTGAAGATAATACCCATTTCAATGAAAAAGGCGCCGAGGCAGTAGCGCATTTAATTGCTGAAGAGATTAAAAAAAGCGATCTGCCGCTAAAAGACCTGCTGAATTAG
- a CDS encoding dienelactone hydrolase family protein has protein sequence MTAADKRRKLLSLLGDRSVPENHEHQVLMIEKRQGYVLETLMLSLNGLETVPAYFAKPLNASAPLPAVIYCHSHGGNFENGKDELLTGSPYLVEHSFIEEITGLGFAVCAIDMWGFNERRGKQESELVKEMLLKGQTLWGMRVFDSMSLIDYLQSRQDVDGERLAAIGMSMGGLMSWWLSALDERIKVSVDIAAQVHIETLMEKRGLDHHGFYYYVPGLLKHFSTLAVQELILPRSRLSVIGKDDRLCPAEGAVFLNSSLKDSYEKRQVPGNWEGRILTGGHQETKEMRELWKAFLIDHL, from the coding sequence ATGACAGCTGCAGATAAACGCCGGAAGCTTCTGAGCCTGCTGGGTGACCGCTCTGTTCCAGAAAATCATGAGCACCAGGTGCTGATGATTGAGAAAAGGCAGGGTTATGTACTGGAGACATTGATGCTGAGCCTGAATGGCCTGGAAACAGTGCCGGCCTATTTTGCAAAGCCTCTTAATGCCTCTGCCCCTTTGCCTGCCGTCATTTACTGCCATTCTCATGGCGGGAATTTTGAGAACGGTAAAGACGAGCTGCTGACAGGCAGCCCTTACCTGGTTGAACACTCTTTTATTGAAGAGATCACGGGGCTGGGATTTGCCGTCTGTGCCATAGATATGTGGGGATTCAATGAAAGAAGAGGAAAGCAGGAAAGCGAATTGGTCAAGGAGATGCTGCTGAAGGGCCAAACATTGTGGGGGATGAGGGTCTTTGACAGCATGTCCCTGATTGATTATCTTCAGAGCCGCCAGGATGTGGACGGAGAACGCCTTGCCGCCATCGGGATGTCGATGGGCGGACTGATGAGCTGGTGGCTCTCTGCACTGGACGAAAGGATCAAAGTTTCAGTTGACATTGCAGCACAGGTGCATATCGAAACACTGATGGAAAAACGCGGACTTGATCATCATGGCTTCTATTATTATGTTCCGGGTCTGCTGAAGCATTTTTCAACTTTAGCAGTCCAGGAGTTGATTTTACCGAGATCGCGCCTTAGCGTAATCGGCAAAGACGACCGCCTGTGTCCAGCGGAAGGAGCTGTATTTTTGAACAGCAGCCTTAAGGATTCTTATGAAAAGCGGCAGGTTCCCGGGAATTGGGAAGGACGGATTTTGACAGGTGGACATCAGGAAACGAAGGAAATGAGAGAATTATGGAAAGCTTTTTTAATAGATCATCTGTGA